A region from the Mya arenaria isolate MELC-2E11 chromosome 2, ASM2691426v1 genome encodes:
- the LOC128219347 gene encoding uncharacterized protein LOC128219347 isoform X1 — translation MGYQFFKCITQSSLTTTKFALVRKQVPLWNNCGVRFLGMYDLCVVGAGMIGSAAAKYATRTPNTSVCLIGQSELKNRADNGSGIWGAHYDESRVVRASDPDPIWTHLARLSVGRFREIEERSGIQFFHEVGTLWVGEGEYFCKATSVTYQEKTGVNVLNSNDLHSKYPYLTFNSKDNGVLEKSHAGYLNPRKLVQAQIYLAQKNGCDYLDDIVKSVSRENTSNGTAVMEVLTEKGKRVQCRKVLIATGAFTDFRSLLPGLKVQQNLITLTVTHAEITEEVAMSMLREMPCVLYSGYGHPDWFPEFPRYDNGMTGFYMTPPIRYPDDRYYVKLGHFRDTLNHELKSAREVGDLYKYGNQDLGEKTVQFMKTLLKGIPIKKWKSDSCVTACTPSGRPYIDMVHEQLGVAVGGNGFAAKSSDEIGRASAGMIINGWDSPLPHDAFKLRATPLSLL, via the exons gttCCTTTGTGGAATAACTGTGGAGTAAGATTTCTTGGGATGTATGACCTTTGTGTTGTTGGCGCGGGTATGATCGGCTCTGCAGCGGCTAAATATGCAACTCGAACACCCAACACCTCAGTCTGTCTGATTGGTCAATCGGAACTAAAG AACCGAGCTGATAACGGCAGTGGTATATGGGGCGCGCATTACGACGAGAGTAGGGTAGTGCGAGCCTCGGACCCAGATCCAATCTGGACCCACCTAGCACGGTTATCTGTGGGGCGCTTTCGGGAAATCGAAGAACGATCAG GTATTCAGTTTTTCCACGAAGTAGGCACACTATGGGTGGGAGAAGGAGAATACTTTTGCAAAGCCACTTCTGTAACCTACCAAGAGAAAACAGGGGTCAATGTCCTCAATAGTAATGATCTTCACAGTAAATATccatatttgacatttaatagTAAGGACAACGGGGTTCTGGAAAAGAGCCATGCTGGTTATCTGAATCCGAGAAAATTGGTTCAAGCCCAAATATATTTAGCACAAAAGAATGGCTGCGATTACTTGGATGACATCGTCAAAAGCGTTTCAAGAGAAAATACTTCTAATGGCACCGCAGTAATGGAAGTGTTGACTGAAAAGGGAAAAAGAGTTCAATGTCGAAAGGTCCTCATAGCAACTGGAGCTTTTACAGATTTCAGGTCTCTTTTACCTGGGTTAAAGGTGCAACAAAATCTTATAACGCTCACCGTGACACATGCCGAAATAACCGAGGAGGTCGCCATGTCCATGTTGAG GGAAATGCCATGTGTGTTATACAGTGGGTACGGCCATCCAGATTGGTTTCCAGAATTTCCACGCTACGATAACGGAATGACTGGGTTCTACATGACTCCTCCAATTCGTTACCCTGATG ATCGATACTACGTTAAACTTGGCCATTTCCGAGATACCCTCAATCATGAGTTAAAATCTGCTCGGGAGGTAGGGGATTTGTACAAATACGGAAACCAAGACCTAGGGGAGAAAACGGTACAGTTTATGAAAACGTTGCTAAAAG GTATTCCAATCAAGAAATGGAAGAGTGACAGTTGTGTTACCGCGTGTACACCATCAGGTAGACCCTATATAGACATGGTACACGAGCAACTCGGTGTTGCAGTTGGTGGCAACGGGTTTGCGGCGAAGAGCAGTGATGAAATTGGTCGCGCATCTGCTGGTATGATCATCAATGGTTGGGACTCTCCTTTACCACATGATGCGTTCAAATTAAGGGCAACGCCGTTGTCATTGCTATAA
- the LOC128219347 gene encoding N-methyl-L-tryptophan oxidase-like isoform X2, giving the protein MYDLCVVGAGMIGSAAAKYATRTPNTSVCLIGQSELKNRADNGSGIWGAHYDESRVVRASDPDPIWTHLARLSVGRFREIEERSGIQFFHEVGTLWVGEGEYFCKATSVTYQEKTGVNVLNSNDLHSKYPYLTFNSKDNGVLEKSHAGYLNPRKLVQAQIYLAQKNGCDYLDDIVKSVSRENTSNGTAVMEVLTEKGKRVQCRKVLIATGAFTDFRSLLPGLKVQQNLITLTVTHAEITEEVAMSMLREMPCVLYSGYGHPDWFPEFPRYDNGMTGFYMTPPIRYPDDRYYVKLGHFRDTLNHELKSAREVGDLYKYGNQDLGEKTVQFMKTLLKGIPIKKWKSDSCVTACTPSGRPYIDMVHEQLGVAVGGNGFAAKSSDEIGRASAGMIINGWDSPLPHDAFKLRATPLSLL; this is encoded by the exons ATGTATGACCTTTGTGTTGTTGGCGCGGGTATGATCGGCTCTGCAGCGGCTAAATATGCAACTCGAACACCCAACACCTCAGTCTGTCTGATTGGTCAATCGGAACTAAAG AACCGAGCTGATAACGGCAGTGGTATATGGGGCGCGCATTACGACGAGAGTAGGGTAGTGCGAGCCTCGGACCCAGATCCAATCTGGACCCACCTAGCACGGTTATCTGTGGGGCGCTTTCGGGAAATCGAAGAACGATCAG GTATTCAGTTTTTCCACGAAGTAGGCACACTATGGGTGGGAGAAGGAGAATACTTTTGCAAAGCCACTTCTGTAACCTACCAAGAGAAAACAGGGGTCAATGTCCTCAATAGTAATGATCTTCACAGTAAATATccatatttgacatttaatagTAAGGACAACGGGGTTCTGGAAAAGAGCCATGCTGGTTATCTGAATCCGAGAAAATTGGTTCAAGCCCAAATATATTTAGCACAAAAGAATGGCTGCGATTACTTGGATGACATCGTCAAAAGCGTTTCAAGAGAAAATACTTCTAATGGCACCGCAGTAATGGAAGTGTTGACTGAAAAGGGAAAAAGAGTTCAATGTCGAAAGGTCCTCATAGCAACTGGAGCTTTTACAGATTTCAGGTCTCTTTTACCTGGGTTAAAGGTGCAACAAAATCTTATAACGCTCACCGTGACACATGCCGAAATAACCGAGGAGGTCGCCATGTCCATGTTGAG GGAAATGCCATGTGTGTTATACAGTGGGTACGGCCATCCAGATTGGTTTCCAGAATTTCCACGCTACGATAACGGAATGACTGGGTTCTACATGACTCCTCCAATTCGTTACCCTGATG ATCGATACTACGTTAAACTTGGCCATTTCCGAGATACCCTCAATCATGAGTTAAAATCTGCTCGGGAGGTAGGGGATTTGTACAAATACGGAAACCAAGACCTAGGGGAGAAAACGGTACAGTTTATGAAAACGTTGCTAAAAG GTATTCCAATCAAGAAATGGAAGAGTGACAGTTGTGTTACCGCGTGTACACCATCAGGTAGACCCTATATAGACATGGTACACGAGCAACTCGGTGTTGCAGTTGGTGGCAACGGGTTTGCGGCGAAGAGCAGTGATGAAATTGGTCGCGCATCTGCTGGTATGATCATCAATGGTTGGGACTCTCCTTTACCACATGATGCGTTCAAATTAAGGGCAACGCCGTTGTCATTGCTATAA